Sequence from the Pararhizobium gei genome:
GACCATCTTTGCCGACGTGGTGCCGTGATTGATGATGCTGGTGTTTGTCCCGGAACTGACGATGGCAGATCCCTCGGACGAATCGATCAGGCCGGAGTTAACGATCCGTGTGGCATTGCCCGACGCCGCAATGGTCGTCAGACGGGCTTCGATCGTGCCGGCATTGATGATGTCGAGACCGCCGCTGAGGACCAGCCCCTCTTCGCCGCCGGATACCCTGCCGGAACTGCTGACGACAAACTGGCTTGTCCGGTCGACGAGGCCAGTCTGGCCGAAGCGGAAAACCGCTCCTGTCGTGGATGTGACGATGCCGTTGATATAAAAGTCGCGGTTGGTGGCGCTGCCGGTCGCAACGATGCTGTTTGCCGACGCAGCGAATGTCACACCCTTGTTAAGGATGAACTCGCTGTTCGATCCGAGGACCGAGACCGGGGTCGACCGGTTGCTGCTGATTACAATTTTCGTTGCCATCGGCTCGTCTTTGCTGGGAAACGGTTTTGTCCGGCGTCGCGACGACCTTTCGGCCGGGCTGCTTGACGCTGCGTGGGAACATCAGGAAGCTATCTTATGATTGGCCACCAATAGCAAGGACATATGGGATACAGCCAGCAGCAATCGTCCGACATCCTTGCCAAAAGATTGCGGTCGCGGCTCAAGTATCGTTAGCGGGCGGCGATTTCGCTGGTTTTGCGGTCAATCGATCCCGTCAGGGTGAGATCGATGCCGATCCCCGTTCCCGCCGAGGCGCTGCCCCTCCCGTTGGCGATCAGCAAGGGTTTCGGGAAGGGTTTTTCGGGAACGAGTTCGCCCTTCGCCCAGATGCTCTTCAGTGTTTCGGCGTCCATCGCTGCAACATTGACGTCGATATCCCTCAACGTTCCGGCAACGCGATAAGGGCAGCGCCGCTTTCCGCAATTGGAAGCCGAGGAGAATTGCCACAACGTGTAGCTGTCCCAGTTGCCCATTGGAAAGACACCCTTGATGCCGGGCTTGTAGCGGGCATACCAGAGCGGCAGCCGCGATAGCACGGGAAAGCGGTCGCGGTTCGCCGCAATATATTTTGCCGTGGCGTGGTTGGTGTAAAGGGTCGGAAAACGGCCGGTTCTTGCCTTGATATGTCCTGCAAAGATCCCGGCATCGTCCAGGGACATATATTTTTCCGCGTCGATGCCTTCAATGTCGAGCACCATCATTTCGTCGTCGCGCGGTTCGGCATAGTCGAGAAAATGATTGGCCTGATCGATCGGATTTCCCGGCCGGGCGAGGTGATAGGCCCCCCAGAGCAGGCCGTTGGCACGGGCGATCAGGCGGCGGGTCTGGTAGAGTTCGCGGCTGACGGCATATTTGCGCCACATCGTCTTGCAGTGGGCGACAGTATCGCCGCGGTGCCCGGCCGTGCAGGAAAAGCTTTCCGGCAGTCCATCCGATGATTTCGAAATGAAGCCGGCGATCCGCTTGTCCTCAAGCATTTTCTCCCAGTCGATGATGTTCAGTTCGTAGGCGTCGATGACGAGCGCATTCGCCGGCGTTGTCCAGGGCGTGAGATCGCGCGCCATGCTCGCGGCCGGAAGCAGCGCGGCGCCGAGAAGGACGGCGAAGCGGAAAAACATGCCCAGGCTGCTGATCGAGCGCTTTTCCATCGCCAGAGCCTGCGGAAACAGGGTTAACAGGCCGTTAATTTCGCAATCATGAGGCCGGGAAGTGTCAATTATCATCGGCAATGCCGACCGAAATGGAACTAAAGCGCCAGCGTGACGTTCCAACAGCAAGACAATCGCGTCGAATAAGAATGATCGGAGACATCTATGGGTATGTTCAAGTTAAAGCTGGCATCATTTGCCTTGTCGGCGGCGATGCTCGCCACGTCCTTCACGCCCTCGCAGGCTTTCACGCCAATTCAGGTTCCCGTGCAGGCTGAACGCGCAGGCGACGTAAAGGTCGTGCAGTACCGCAGCGACCGCGAGGACTGGCGCAAACGTCGCAACTTCGATCGACGCGACCGTAGCGATCGTAGAGACCGGCGCGAGTATCGCCGTAATCTGCGCGAGGCTCGAGCCTACCACAACGGTCATCGAGGTTATCGCAGCTACCGTCCGGGATACCGTCAGCATAACGGAGCATGGTTCCCGCTTGCAGCCTTTGCGACGGGCGCAATCATCGGCGGAGCCGTCGCGCAGCAGCCGCGTGCGGCATATGGCGGAAGCCATGTCGAATGGTGTGCGAACCGCTATCGCAGCTACCGCGCTTACGACAATACGTATCAGCCGAATTACGGTTCGCGCCGCCAGTGCAACTCGCCCTATTGATGGATTGAATCATTCGCGCAAATCGGGCCGGGGACATTTGTCTCCGGCTTTTTCGTTTCTTACGGCTAGAGAATGCCGATCTTCTTCAAGATCGTCCACGCTAAGCCCATCGACATCAGGATAAACAGGCCTGCGATCAGCGTTCCGTGAATGCCATCGGCGAAGGGCAGGTTGCTGGTGTTCATTCCAAAAAAACCGGTGACCAGCGTCGGCGGCAAGAGAAAGGCCGTCATCAGCGAGAGGATATACAGGTGGCGGTTGGTCTCTGAGGAGAGCTTGCTGTCGATTTCTTCATGCAGCAACCGCGCGCGCTCCTGAAGGGCGAAGACGTCGCGATCGACAGCTTCAAGCCTGTCCGACAGCCGTTCGGCAATATCGATGAAACCGGGCGGCACTTCGTCTTCCTCCGACGTTCCAGCCCGCCTCAAAAGCGCCAGCAGAGTGCGCAGGTGCCGATGAAGCCGCACCGCGGTCCGTCTCAAAGGGGCCAGCCGAGGCTGGTGGTTGTGGCCCGCCTCGCCATAGACATCGTCCTCGATGACGTTCAGATCTTCCGTCAGTTCCAGCACCAGACTGATCAGCGTGCGCTGAAATTCCACGACCATCATCTCGAACAGGTCGATTGGCCTTGCGCAACGGGCGGATTTTTCCACGGCTGCCTTGACCCGGTCGATGCTGCGCAACGGGTGCAGCCGCGTGGTGATGATGATCCGGTCGGTGACGGCGAAGTGCAGCCAGCCGATGGTTTTGGTTTCCGTATCGAAAGTGCGCTCGAAATCGACCAGCGTTCCATAGACCATATCGTCCGAAACGGTCACGGCCGCCTGGGTGTCGTGGCTGGTCAGGGTCGCCAGCACACTTGGCGGCAGGTCCACTATGCGCTCGATCAGTGCCGGCGTGCGGGCATCGCTCAGCGCCAGATGCAGCCAAAGCCAGCCATCACCCTCGACAAGCGCGCCGATGGACGAGTCGGCGGCGATGCGAACGCAGTGGCTCTCTCCGGGCAGGAAGCGGTAAGCCCAGACAAGGCCCGGTATTTCGGAAGAAATGAGGTTCATGGAGCCTGATCGCGGATAAGCCAAGCTTCGCCTTATGCGCGTTTCATGACAGTTTCGTTACAGTGGCATTGTCCTGCAGCAATCATCGGAACCACACGAATATTGACGTTTACGTAAAAATCAATATTTTTGACGTTATAATAGCGCTGCCGCCACTGGGTAGCAACGAAGTCGCGTGCAGGGGAGGAGACCATATGTACAGGGCGCCGGTCGAGGAAATTCTGTTCACACTCAAATATGTGGCCGGTCTTGGCGCAGATCTTGCCGAAGGCGTCTTCGGCGATCTGGACGAGGATCTCGTCGATGCCATTCTGGGCGAGGCTGGACGCTTCGCCACGGAGGAGGTTGCACCGCTCGCCGAAATCGGCGACCGCCAGGGTTCGACGCTTGTCGATGGTGCGGTGAGGACGCCGGACGGCTGGAGCGATCTCTACCGGAACTGGGCCGCCGGCGGCTGGAACAGCCTGACGGCGCCGGAGGAATTTGGTGGGCAGGGGCTGCCGCATATGCTGCATATCGCTGCCATGGAATTCTGGAACGCTGGCTCCATGGCCTTCGCACTGGCGCCGATGCTCACCATGGGCGCTGTTGAAGCCCTCGAAAAGCATGGTTCCGACACGCTCAAATCCGTGTTTCTCGCGAAAATGATCTCCGGCGAATGGACCGGGACGATGAACCTCACCGAGCCGCATGCGGGCTCTGATCTCGGCGTCCTGAAAACCCGCGCGGAACGTCGGCAGGACGGCACCTACCGGATTTTCGGCCAGAAGATTTTCATCACCTGGGGCGAGCACGACGTCACCGACAACATCGTGCATCTGGTGCTGGCCCGCCTGTCCGGCGCACCCGAAGGCACGCGCGGGATTTCGCTGTTCCTGGTGCCGAAGTTCCTCGTCAACGAGGACGGGTCGTTCGGAGCCCGCAACGACCTGTTCTGCCACTCCATCGAGCACAAGCTCGGCATCCATGGCTCGCCCACCTGCACCATGGTCTATGGCGACGGCAGGTTTGGGAGCGAGAACGGGGCTGTCGGTTATCTCGTCGGCGAGGAGAACAGGGGGCTGAACTGCATGTTCACGATGATGAACAATGCGCGCCTCGCCGTTGGCATCCAGGGCGTCGCCATGGCCGATGCGGCGACGCAGCACGCCCTCGCCTATGCGCGAGACCGCACCCAGGGCAAGGCGCCGGGATGGACGGGGGCCGGCATGAGCCCGATCATCGAGCACCCGGATATTGCCGGTACGCTGTTGACGATGAAGGCCCTCACCCAGGGCGCCCGCGCCATCGCCTTTGCCTGTGCGCGGGCCGTCGACCGGGCGCATGTGGCTGATGGCGAGACTGCGCGATACTGGCAGGATCGCGCGAGCCTGCTCACCCCGATCGCCAAATCCTTCGGCACCGATACCGGCGTCGATGTCGCCTCCATGGGTATCCAGATCCATGGCGGCATGGGATATATCGAGGAGACGGGGGCCGCCCGTTATCTGCGTGACGCGCGCATCGCGCCGATCTACGAGGGCACCAACGGCATACAGGCAATCGACCTCGTGACCCGCAAGCTCCCCCTTTCGGATGGCGGTCATGTGCGCGGCCTCATCGCCGAATTGAAGGATGTCGCCGATGAGGTGAAATCGTCGAACCTGGAAGAGTTCGGTGACACCGCAGGGTGGCTGAAACGGTCCATCGGCGATCTCGAACAGACGACCGAATGGCTGCTCGCGCGCCTGTCGGAAAAGAACACTGCCGAAGCCCTTGCCGGTGCGACGGCCTATCAAAAACTGTTCGGACTGACCTTGACCGGTATTTACCTCGCCAGGGGTGGACTGGCGGACGCCGGTGATGGCCGCAGGGCCATGCGGATCGCGCTTGCCCGCTATGCTGCGGAAAATCTGCTGGCCGAAACCGCCGCCTTGAAAAACAGGATAATCGGCGGTGCGGCAAGTCTCGCTGCCGCGCGCATCGCACTGGCCTGATTTGCCGCCCGAAAACGGAGACCATCATGACCGACGACGTCCTCATCCAGCGCCCGGACGCTTATCCCGGCGTTCAGGTCATCCGCTTCAACCGGCCGGCCAAGAAGAATGCCATCACCCGGGCCATGTATGCCAAGATGGCCGGCGCGCTGACGATTGCCGGCACGGACGACACTGTGCGGGCGATCGCCTTTCTCGGGACGGACGGCTGTTTCTCCGCAGGCAACGACATGAATGACTTCATGGCCTTTGCCATGGGCGGAACCATGGGTGGGGAGGTCATCGCCTTCCTGCGGGCCTTGGCCGCGTCTGCAAAGCCGATCGTCTCCGGCGTCGATGGGCTGGCGATCGGCATCGGCACGACCATTCATCTCCACTGCGATATGACGATCGCGTCGCCGCGCTCGCTGTTCAGGACGCCGTTCGTCGATCTGGCGCTCGTGCCCGAGGCCGCATCCAGCCTGATCGTGCCGCGCTTCGCCGGTCACCAGCGGGCCTTCGCGCTCCTGGCCGCAGGGGAGCCTTTCACGGCCGAACAGGCACTCGCAGCAGGGCTGATCTGGAAAATCACCGAAGCCGATGCGATTGAAACCGGGGTTTTGACGCTTGCGGCGGGGCTTGCGGCAAAGCCGCCGGAAGCGCTCCGCATCGCCCGCAGCCTGATTCGCGGCGACCGCGCCGACGTGCTGGCGCGGATCGACGAAGAAGCCGGACATTTTGCGGCGCAATTGAAAAGCGCGGAAGCCCGCGCGGCCTTCGAGGCTTTCATGCGCCGCTGATGGGTACATCCCTGAACTCTCGATTCATTGTGCCATCCCACCTTGCCGGATCGAGGATAAGGCCCATATTGCAAGATGTTGTCGTGGAGGAAATTCGGCGCTGGAGGCATGCCGTCCAAACCAGGGATTCGTCCATGCCGTCGCGTTTCAAATTTTCCCTTTCCGATATGCTCAGGCAGCACCGGCGCTGGGAAAAAAACATTGCCAAAGCCGTCAAGGTTACGCGCAAGGCTCTTGGTTCCGCCTCTCCCGCGTCCCTGGCAGTCAAGCCCGTGTCCAGCGCGCGACTGGAAGAGGTCACCAGCTTCGGCAGCAATCCGGGCCGCCTGCGCATGCTGCGCTATGTCCCGCCAAAACTGCCGAGGAAATCACCGCTGGTTGTGGTGTTGCACGGGTGTCAGCAGACGGCCGAGGCCTACGACCGGGGAAGCGGCTGGTCCACGCTGGCGCGCGAGCGCGGTTTTGCGGTGGTCTATGCGGAGCAGACCCGCTCCAACAATTCCAATCTGTGTTTCAATTGGTTCCGGCCGAGCAACGTCGCGCGGGATCGGGGCGAGGTCATGTCCATCCGCCAGATGATCGCCAAGATGGCGGCCGCCCACGGCATCGACCGCAAGCGTGTCTTCGTGACCGGCCTGTCGGCGGGTGGTGCCATGGCGGCGGCGATGCTGGCGGCCTATCCGGATCTTTTTCGCGCCGGCGGCATCATCGCCGGATTGCCCTATGGCGCGGCGCGCGATGTCCAGCGGGCGCTATCGGCCATGAAGACGGCGCCCGAGCGTTCGGCAGCGGAATGGGGCGATCTCGTGCGCGCCGCGGCGCCGGCAAGCCGTAAATTTCCGGCGGTGTCGATCTGGCACGGGACGCATGACCAGACGGTCGACTTGTCCAACGCCGAAGCCCTTGTGGCGCAATGGCTTGATGTCCACGGCCTTGATGCCGGCGCCGTCACTCAGAGCGAGGTGGAAGGACATGTCCGCAAGGTCTGGAAGGACAAGGCGGGAAACGCCGCCGTCGAGCTTTACTTGATCAATGGCATGGGGCATGGCACGCCCCTGAAGCCGCGCTCCGCCCTGCGGCCACGCGCCGACACCGCCGGCCCCTTCATGCTGGATGCCGGCATATCCTCATCCATGCATTTGGCGACGGCCTGGGGATTGAAGAAACCGGCCATGCTGTCCGTGATGAAACAGGCGGCTGAATAAGGACTGTTGTGGCTGCGCGCATCGTGGATCGTTTGCGCGTTTATTTCTCCAGCGTCGCGACTGTTTCGACATGGGACGACCAGAGGAACTGGTCGATGGGGGTCACACTGGTGATGCGATATCCGGCATCGACGAGGATGCGCAGGTCCCGGGCCAGCGTCACCGGATTGCAGGAGACGGCAACGACTTTCTTTACGCCGCTGCGGGCGATTTCCTTTGCCTGTGCTTCGGCGCCCGCGCGCGGCGGATCGAAGACCACGGCGTCGTAGAACTTCAGCTCCGAGGCCATCATCGGCCTGCGGAAGAGGTCGCGCTTCTCCACCGTGACCGGCTTTAGGCCCTGCGTGTTGCGGGCTGCAAAATCCAGCGCCCTCAACGCCCTGTCGTCGCCTTCCACAGCGTGGACACGCGCCTTTCTGGCGATCCTGAGAGAAAACGTGCCCGAACCGGCAAACAGGTCGGCGACGCGCTTGGCCTTGCCAAGATGCGCCGTGACCAGATCCCCCATTCGGTCCTCGGCGGGCTTTGTCGCCTGGGTGAAGCCGCCGGGGGGCGGCGAGACCGGCACGCCGCCGAACTCGATCATCGGCTTCATCGGTTCGACCAGAATTTCGCCGTTGAGGCTGAGCCGGGCGATGCTGCGCTGCGCAAGCACCGTCTCGACGGCCATGCGCCGCTGCCGGTCGTCCATGGCCTTGGTGCCCTCGAAAGCGAGATCGAGGCCAGAAAGCGTTTCCAGCACGGTGACGCGGAACGGCTCGGCATTGACGGCCATGGCGTTGGCGACAGTGCGGATGGTTGCAAGCCGCGAGACGATGCCCGGGCTTGCGATGGGACATTCCGAGATGGCGACGATATGGTGGCTTTCCGCCTGGCTATAGCCGAGCAGCAGCTCTTTCTCCGTGCGTCGGGCCGTAAACACCGTCCGACGGCGTTCACCGGGAAAGGCGGGGACAAGTTCCGCGACGTCCGCTGCCAGTGCCTTGGATTT
This genomic interval carries:
- a CDS encoding BA14K family protein yields the protein MFKLKLASFALSAAMLATSFTPSQAFTPIQVPVQAERAGDVKVVQYRSDREDWRKRRNFDRRDRSDRRDRREYRRNLREARAYHNGHRGYRSYRPGYRQHNGAWFPLAAFATGAIIGGAVAQQPRAAYGGSHVEWCANRYRSYRAYDNTYQPNYGSRRQCNSPY
- a CDS encoding transporter; amino-acid sequence: MNLISSEIPGLVWAYRFLPGESHCVRIAADSSIGALVEGDGWLWLHLALSDARTPALIERIVDLPPSVLATLTSHDTQAAVTVSDDMVYGTLVDFERTFDTETKTIGWLHFAVTDRIIITTRLHPLRSIDRVKAAVEKSARCARPIDLFEMMVVEFQRTLISLVLELTEDLNVIEDDVYGEAGHNHQPRLAPLRRTAVRLHRHLRTLLALLRRAGTSEEDEVPPGFIDIAERLSDRLEAVDRDVFALQERARLLHEEIDSKLSSETNRHLYILSLMTAFLLPPTLVTGFFGMNTSNLPFADGIHGTLIAGLFILMSMGLAWTILKKIGIL
- a CDS encoding class I SAM-dependent RNA methyltransferase, with translation MSMETLTIEKLGQSGDGVARGPFGPVYVSFTLPGETVALAVNKDRGTVMSMSDLSPDRVAPKCRHFGPDGENGACGGCSLQHASDSLYISFKRQLVVDALKSKALAADVAELVPAFPGERRRTVFTARRTEKELLLGYSQAESHHIVAISECPIASPGIVSRLATIRTVANAMAVNAEPFRVTVLETLSGLDLAFEGTKAMDDRQRRMAVETVLAQRSIARLSLNGEILVEPMKPMIEFGGVPVSPPPGGFTQATKPAEDRMGDLVTAHLGKAKRVADLFAGSGTFSLRIARKARVHAVEGDDRALRALDFAARNTQGLKPVTVEKRDLFRRPMMASELKFYDAVVFDPPRAGAEAQAKEIARSGVKKVVAVSCNPVTLARDLRILVDAGYRITSVTPIDQFLWSSHVETVATLEK
- a CDS encoding crotonase/enoyl-CoA hydratase family protein produces the protein MTDDVLIQRPDAYPGVQVIRFNRPAKKNAITRAMYAKMAGALTIAGTDDTVRAIAFLGTDGCFSAGNDMNDFMAFAMGGTMGGEVIAFLRALAASAKPIVSGVDGLAIGIGTTIHLHCDMTIASPRSLFRTPFVDLALVPEAASSLIVPRFAGHQRAFALLAAGEPFTAEQALAAGLIWKITEADAIETGVLTLAAGLAAKPPEALRIARSLIRGDRADVLARIDEEAGHFAAQLKSAEARAAFEAFMRR
- a CDS encoding extracellular catalytic domain type 1 short-chain-length polyhydroxyalkanoate depolymerase yields the protein MPSRFKFSLSDMLRQHRRWEKNIAKAVKVTRKALGSASPASLAVKPVSSARLEEVTSFGSNPGRLRMLRYVPPKLPRKSPLVVVLHGCQQTAEAYDRGSGWSTLARERGFAVVYAEQTRSNNSNLCFNWFRPSNVARDRGEVMSIRQMIAKMAAAHGIDRKRVFVTGLSAGGAMAAAMLAAYPDLFRAGGIIAGLPYGAARDVQRALSAMKTAPERSAAEWGDLVRAAAPASRKFPAVSIWHGTHDQTVDLSNAEALVAQWLDVHGLDAGAVTQSEVEGHVRKVWKDKAGNAAVELYLINGMGHGTPLKPRSALRPRADTAGPFMLDAGISSSMHLATAWGLKKPAMLSVMKQAAE
- a CDS encoding glycoside hydrolase family 25 protein, whose protein sequence is MEKRSISSLGMFFRFAVLLGAALLPAASMARDLTPWTTPANALVIDAYELNIIDWEKMLEDKRIAGFISKSSDGLPESFSCTAGHRGDTVAHCKTMWRKYAVSRELYQTRRLIARANGLLWGAYHLARPGNPIDQANHFLDYAEPRDDEMMVLDIEGIDAEKYMSLDDAGIFAGHIKARTGRFPTLYTNHATAKYIAANRDRFPVLSRLPLWYARYKPGIKGVFPMGNWDSYTLWQFSSASNCGKRRCPYRVAGTLRDIDVNVAAMDAETLKSIWAKGELVPEKPFPKPLLIANGRGSASAGTGIGIDLTLTGSIDRKTSEIAAR
- a CDS encoding acyl-CoA dehydrogenase, giving the protein MYRAPVEEILFTLKYVAGLGADLAEGVFGDLDEDLVDAILGEAGRFATEEVAPLAEIGDRQGSTLVDGAVRTPDGWSDLYRNWAAGGWNSLTAPEEFGGQGLPHMLHIAAMEFWNAGSMAFALAPMLTMGAVEALEKHGSDTLKSVFLAKMISGEWTGTMNLTEPHAGSDLGVLKTRAERRQDGTYRIFGQKIFITWGEHDVTDNIVHLVLARLSGAPEGTRGISLFLVPKFLVNEDGSFGARNDLFCHSIEHKLGIHGSPTCTMVYGDGRFGSENGAVGYLVGEENRGLNCMFTMMNNARLAVGIQGVAMADAATQHALAYARDRTQGKAPGWTGAGMSPIIEHPDIAGTLLTMKALTQGARAIAFACARAVDRAHVADGETARYWQDRASLLTPIAKSFGTDTGVDVASMGIQIHGGMGYIEETGAARYLRDARIAPIYEGTNGIQAIDLVTRKLPLSDGGHVRGLIAELKDVADEVKSSNLEEFGDTAGWLKRSIGDLEQTTEWLLARLSEKNTAEALAGATAYQKLFGLTLTGIYLARGGLADAGDGRRAMRIALARYAAENLLAETAALKNRIIGGAASLAAARIALA